ATCCTCTCCGGGGCGGTGTTCGGCGACAATCTCGCGCCCGTCAGCGACACCACCATCGTCAGCGCCGTGACCCAGGACTCCGACGTCGGCGGCGTCGTCGCGAGCCGTTTCAAGTACGCCATCATCGCCGCCACGCTCGCCTTCATCGCCTACCTGGTGTTCGGCTGGTTCTCCACCGGCACCGCCATCGACGCCGACGCCGCGGCGCTGTTCCGGGCGCAGAGCAATGCCAGCGGCCTGTTCCACCTGTTACCCATCGCGGTCGTGATCGGCCTGGCCATCCGCGGGCGGCACATCATCCAGGCGATCTCCGCGGGCCTCGTCCTCGCGATCGTCATCAACCTGGCGTTCGGGCTCGCGCCAGTCACCGACATGCTGGCGTTCCGGGTCGCCGCGGACGGCTGGGCGGCCGCGACCTTCGGCGGCTGGCCGCTGGTGCAGGTCGTGGCGGCCACGGAGGCCGGCGTCGGCGGCAGCCTGTACGACGGACCGGTGGGCTTCGCCACGCTGGCGGTCCTCATCCTGCTCGTGCTGGGCGGCGCACAGGTCATGATTCGCGGCGGCGGCTTCCATGCCCTGCAGGAATGGCTGCTCGCGAAAGTGGCGCGCAGCGTGCGCTCGGCGGAGCTGACGATGGTCACGGTGACCGCCGGCATCAACGCGGCGATCACCATCAACACGGCCGCGCAGATCGCCATCGCGCCGTACATCGCGACCATCGGCAAGCGCTTCAATCTCAACGGCTACCGCCGCGCGAACATCCTGGACGCGAACACCTCCGCGCTCGGTTACATCTTCCCCTGGGCGGGCGGGGTGCTGGTGGGCTACACGCAGATGCAGAGCCTGGTCGACACCTACGACTGGTTCACGCCCGCCATGGTGGTCGAGCCGATCCAGGCCTGGCCCTGGGTCTTCCACGGCTGGCTGCTGGTCGCGGTGTTCCTGTTCGCGGCCTGGACGGGGTTCGGCCGGGAGTACACCTCGGACCGGGTGAGCAAGGGAGGGGGCGCAGCATGATCCGTCACCTG
The nucleotide sequence above comes from Wenzhouxiangella sp. XN24. Encoded proteins:
- a CDS encoding Na+/H+ antiporter NhaC family protein; this encodes MNDGTEAGSPAAAPAAQPQILFYGGKAMSAVPILFFIAWAIVQSGLLGIGDTAGLIVGMLVALVLGMFLVRGDWAVYAEAIVEGMAQKVAVTAIVAWLWAGMFAATLQVGGFVDGLGWLAEVSGLGPAMFPAVTFLLAALLATGIGTGYGTVIAFVALFFPAGVVLGADPLLMFGAILSGAVFGDNLAPVSDTTIVSAVTQDSDVGGVVASRFKYAIIAATLAFIAYLVFGWFSTGTAIDADAAALFRAQSNASGLFHLLPIAVVIGLAIRGRHIIQAISAGLVLAIVINLAFGLAPVTDMLAFRVAADGWAAATFGGWPLVQVVAATEAGVGGSLYDGPVGFATLAVLILLVLGGAQVMIRGGGFHALQEWLLAKVARSVRSAELTMVTVTAGINAAITINTAAQIAIAPYIATIGKRFNLNGYRRANILDANTSALGYIFPWAGGVLVGYTQMQSLVDTYDWFTPAMVVEPIQAWPWVFHGWLLVAVFLFAAWTGFGREYTSDRVSKGGGAA